CTGTGCTAAGGTCACTTAGCCGAGCTGTGCTAGCGTTAGCGGTGTGTCCTGGCAGTGTTGCACTCGGCTGGCTGGAGCTGGTCTGACAGCTCCGGGGAATTTGAAGGCTAACTTGGCTTTACTCACAGTTCCTGTAGAGAAACAGCCTGAACTTTATACACTCGGGAACCGATCCCACTTGAATACAGTTTTAATCCACAGCAGCGGTGCCGCCCTACCTGGACGGAGAATCTCTAGCCGCCCCTCTGCTCGCACTAATCATGTTACCGACGCCTGGAGGTGGAAGAAAACACGAAGTCCATCGCCAAGTAAGTCGGTGAGGCTACACCGAGGCTGGCTCCGGCTATGTGGCAGGGGAGGAGGGGTgtcggtggtggtggtggtggtggtggtggtgcggTACAACAACATGATTGTTCCTGTCTTCTGCTTCTCCTTCAGCCGCGGAGTGGAGCTGAGAGCTGGGATAGTGCACATATTTCTCAGGTAGCTGCAGCTTTTCGTTTTTAATGAGGAAACAAAGGAGTAATCTGTGTTTGGGACATTAAACTAATGAGAGATTTCACCGACCAGGCTGCTTCCTGGTGGGTCTCAAACGTCTGTTTTGTCGAGGCTGCGTGCTCAACTTTGCATGATGTTGCCTGTCATGATTTTTAGGATTTTCATTGTGCGGATGGTGTGTTTTTCCTATTTACATTGCAAATCCATGTCTGCTATATTAtgatatatttgtatttgtaccTTAAAAGTCTGCATGCAACCGTCTGCACAGGTAGGTGTAGAGCAGGGGGTGGAGAGTAAATGTAAAGTACTGTCGGCTGCTTAATTACATTTCAATGTTAATACTAAAGTGCAGTTTGTACTTTTGTACTTAATTTATTGCCAAATCATGTCACTTATAACATACTCTTATACTGTGTTCTGCTTCATTACATTTACTAgagaaatattcagtttttctgAAGCTAACgcttattttcattatcactacTGATgaatttgacagtttttttcagttatttgatTAATCATTTGGTGTATAAAACATCAGAAGACAGTGAAGAGTGTCTACTACGATATCTTAGAGTCTGATATAATCATCAGCAAGGTTTTAGTTTTATATAAGGTAAGACCTAGAAAAGAAGTAAACATTTAAGGACATGGAGTCTTCAAATGTCTGACATTTGATTTTTGATTGAAAAATTAGTTACCACAATAGTTACAGATTAATTTTCTGTCCGATAGCTAATAGATTCATAATCATTGCAACTCCACCtttactttttatatatttatatacaagCCAATTTAATGATCATAGATTGTGGATTGAACCATCTTACtctataaaaatgtgttaaaaatatctttaaaaaagtTAGTTTTAAATTCAACCACCTGACAGGGACCACTCTGCATAGAGTACTTTTGATACCCAACGGTGTAACAAATACTTTATGGTTTTACTattgatgaatattttatacttttatttttgtaactgaTTTGAATAGGGTCACATTTTGTGCGCACGCACTTGTTCTTTTCAACAGCCAAACGCTGAACAGTGGTGCTATTGATTTCTAACAACAGTAGCAGTGTGGCTTCAGTCCAGTCATAGGAagaaggacagaggaggagTTTGGAAAAGAAACATCACTCAGCTCGACTCATGCTCACAAAGGTGCGGGCCAGCTTTGGTGTGATTCAACAGCATTCAGCCACTATGCTGGGGTAGCAAGAGATTAAAGCTCATGCTGTCAGGGGTAGAACAGGACATCTGTTGGCAGTAAAGTAGTTTCTTAAGTTGGCACTGTTCTTAGACTTTGTTATTGTAAACATAGACATAAATGCAACACCACATAAGGTTCAGGCACAATAGCATACATGTGGCTTGCTCAGTCAAGCAAAGAGCACAGCTCCACAAGGTGCTATTAGTGACTAAGAGCAGCCAGTAGGACAGGCCACAGGTGTGCACACAAAGATGTTTCACCTATTCAAATATAACCACGCCTAACCTAAAATTAAACGCTCTGCTGATAAGGcaaaagaaagcaaatgcaCAGAATGACCCACATAAAAAGGGAGTAGCTATATAATAACCTCAGGCAAATACTCTCTGTCTAGGGTTTAAAGCGTACAACTCACAATTCCTGTATTTCTATATTGTTGTTATTAACCAATCCTGtgaaaaaagaccaaaacaagtTGTGTGTCTCAGTATTTTCCCTCTTATTCAGCCTGTTTGTGGCACCTAACCCATTCCCATTTGTTTCAGGTAAAGGCACAGGTCACAGATATATATACTTCTGTTTTTGAGAAAGGCTACATAAAGTTTTATAGTAGCTGGACTctgcaattttcttttttagccAACATTATTCATACAATACTAAATAATATTTGTTGTGGACTATTTTcagcttcacttttttttcagtttatttttgcaTCGTAGTGCTTCTCCTGCTACAATCTATCTTTTTATTTCCCCATTCCCAGGTCTTGATCAATCTCCACATACTGGTGAAGACAGTGTAGAGGTTTGGATGCAGGTTGTATGTTGGTTGCTGAGCCTTGGCCTAGTAGGGGCACTTGCTGTGCTGCATAAGGACCAGGTAGCCCAGCATGCCATTAAGCTTTACCGGTCCAAGGGGGCCACACATGGCCACAGCTGGGTGGCCGGCAACTGCAAGCGGCTGGTGGGTCTCCTGCGACAGAAGAATGTGGTTGTCAAGAAGttggcagctgctgctgatgctgttggAAGAGACCGGGCCCTTTCAGAACCCGAGAGGCACTTCCAGGTACTAGACTGAGAGCAAATGGGAAGTGGAGAAAAGACCTTCTATTTGGAACATTGTGCGACAGGCCATCACTCTGTGTGTGACACATAAAGTCTACATATTGTCAGGGTGGTGGGGTCTGTTTTGCACATTAACAGGAACTTTCTGTATCTAAGCTCATATTTATCAGAAAATGGTGAAGAAAGCATGTTACAACTTCCTAGACCCTCTCTGATGTTATCAGATTGCATGTTATGTTAAAATcatacaaaacataaacaatcTGCAAATGTTCAcaatgttttttgcattttacaggGGCATTAGTAAAAGAGAATGTCAAGTGTCTTTGTGTATGCATTCAGGTTCACACCCTGGAAGTTTTCCAGAAGGAGCTGAATGAGAGCGAGCACCTGGTATTTCAGGCAGTGCACAGCCTGCAGAGGGCACTGCAGGGAGACTACAGGGATGTGGTGAACATGAAGGAGAGCAGCAGACAGCGGCTGGAGGCCCTGAGGGAAGCGGCAATAAAGGTGAGGGCGTAGTGGTCAGCAGGGTTTTATATATTCTGCATCTGATTACAGGAAGAAGGGTCTCACACACAGGGCTATGAACAGGGCTTCTtaaagttattttcatttttaattaattaatttttaaattattggtTAGCATtttagtctataaaatgtcaacGAACATCACATGTTctagaatatatttttttctaagcACTAGTCTAAAACTGAAAGCTATCCAGATGTCAAGTGAGTGTTTGGTGCTACATGCATCTCTGTTAACATGTCCCTACACTAGCAGGCTAATACACTCCTGCTTTTTTGGGCTTTTTTTCGCCCTTCAGGAAGAACAAGAGTATGTGGAGCTGGTGGCAGCTGAGAAGCACCAGCAGGAAGCTGTAAAGAGCGCCTTAGCACAGAACAAGACTCTGTCCATGCTGGATGAAATCCTGGAAGACGTCAGAAAGGCAGCAGACCGACTGGAAGAGGAGATCGAGGAGCACGCCTTTGACTACAACAAACAGGTTGGCAAATAACAGCATTCACAGTCTTGGAGAATGATAATAATGCCACAGACATTGTAACCAATTTAGAattcatttattgcatttattttagaagCTCAGCCCTTATGCAAGAATATATCAGTGTATAGCCTTAGGATTACAggtacacacatttttcagtgtaaaattgCCTCCTTCTATACTCACTGTTTTGTAGATGAAAGGAGTGAATGTGGAGGCAGTGCTGAGagtggaagaagatgaggaAAATGGAGGGAAGCGAAAGAACAAGTCCAGGCAGAAGGAAGTGGAGGATGACCTGGGACTGAGCATGCTCATCGACTCACAGAACAACCAGTATGTTCTGACTAAACCTCGAGACTCCACAATGCCAAGAGCAGACCATCACTTCATCAAGGTCAGCTATTCCTCCCGCTTAGGAGTGATCTTGTCTTAATGAGTATGGTTAAGAAGTTAAACTTCAttcatttggtttatttattatatatttatatatttttattgctcTATGTACATGCAGGACTTGGTGTCAGTGGTGATGTTGTCCCTGCCTTGCGGCTGGATTTGCACTCTGGTCGGTCTACCTCCAATGTTTGGGTATATCATCTGTGGTGTGCTGCTTGGTCCTTCTGGTCTCAACAGcatcaaggtgtgtgtgtgtgtgtgtgtgtccttgtgtgcaGTGTCAGCATGTGAGATCAGGATTAAAGAACAACGCAAATTTTAATCTACTGACCACCagatgttcatgttcatgtcagtgtctgtttctgtgcattACAGTCCATGGTCCAGGTGGAGACTCTGGGGGAGTTGGGTGTGTTCTTCACTCTCTTTGTAGTGGGATTAGAGTTCTCTCCTGAGCGCCTTCGAAAGGTAAGCAACAGAGATTTGAATTTAGGATTAAAATTGTGCAGCAATATTGAGCTACATCAAAGTTTGGGGGTTTATTTGTATTCCTCCTTTAGTATCTATTCttctttatctatctatctatctgtgtgtgtgtgtgtgtgtgtgtgtacgtgtctgTAGGTATGGAAGACATCGGTTCAGGGATCGTGTTACCTGAGTCTGCTGATGGTGGGGGCCGGGTTGCTGTGGGGACAAATTCTCCATATTCGACAAACCCAGACTGTCTTCATTTCTACTTGTCTCTCCCTTTCCAGCACTCCATTAGTGTCCCGCTTCCTAGCAGGAGGAAGCAGGGGGGAAAAGGAAGGTACGTCGTTGTGCCTGTGTGCCTACATTatgatcacacacaaacaccaaagtGTTTTATCACAGAGAGGCCTAGTCAGGACCCCCCCATCTAATCCAAATCAGGGAAGTGAGCACATTATCAATGCATCACTGAACATTGAGAAAACCGTCAGAAATATTTATCATGATAAAGAATATACTCACTCTTGTTCTTGGGCTGAATTATTGATATGTGGGTATACATGATACAACCTGTGTTGTTCCTTTCGATCTGTTGCGCCAGGTCTCTCTCTGGAAACAAAAAAGTTCACACTGGTGAAGGTTCAGCAGTGTAGAAATTAAGTGCacccaaaatgtcaaaacatttttctcatttacttCTAGTGGTATATAGTTGTGCAGATAGTTTTTATATATGCCAACTATTTAAGATAAGTGCAATTGTGACTATATCCTCCCTTGCACTTGGAAATAGGGGGTGAGAGGGGTGCTCAGATGGTTGCATTCAGAAAGACTAAATTAATCTGCTAAGTAATTTCAGTAGTTATTGTCAGACAAATGTAGTGGAAGTGAAGTATGAAACTGCATAAAATGAaagtaactgtgtgtgtgtgtctgtgtgtgtctgtgtgtgtctgtgtgtgtgtctgtgtgtgtgtgtgtgtgtgtgtatgcttgtgttGTGTGACACAGGGGACCTTGACTACAGCAGTGTTCTTCTTGGGATGTTAGTGATGCAAGATGTTCAGCTCGGCCTCTTCATTGCTGTCATGCCGACTCTTATCCAAGCACAGAGTGGAGACTTGGATAGGTCAGTCAGAAATGATTGACACACAGTCTTTACCCctcagaacaaacacacacagagagtgacgtaaatttgtgtttctttctgtgcaCCACAGCTTCCTGTTTGGAAGTCTCCGTGTGCTGTATCTCCTGGCCCAGGTCCTGGTGTCTctggctgctgtgctgctgttgtgtttgttcctCAGATCTTTCTTGATTGGTCCCTATTACAAGAAGCTACATGTTGAGAGCAAAGGCAACAAGGAGATATTGGTACTCGGAATGGcagcttttgtctttttcatgcTAACGGTAGGCACTttgctttgaatctttttttctttgaataGAGCTtgatttaaaaattttttttcttgcattctCGTTTTCTCGCCTCCTGACTGGTTCTCTAGGTGACAGAGTTTCTGGATGTTTCTATGGAGCTTGGTTGTTTCCTCGCTGGAGCTTTGCTGTCCACACAGGGTCACATGGTTACCGCTGAGGTCATGGGGTGCATCGAGCCAATCAGAGATTTCCTTGCCATCATCTTCTTCGCATCTATTGGTCAGATCCAACATGACAATTCTTAGACAGATCTTAGCTTCATAAACATGTTACACTTTTGTACTATTTACTGTGGGACTGTACTGAATCAtcctgtgtatttgtgtgatgCTGCAGGTCTCCATGTATTCCCGACCTTTGTGCTGTATGAACTCACCATTCTGCTGGTGCTGACGCTTACACTTGTCATTATGAAGGTATCATAGTTGCTTACTTTTGCTCTTTCCCTTCTCCAGTACACCATTTCCATGCTCGGTTCCTCCTTCTACTTACTTACTACTTCTAATTTCCTTCTAGTTCGTGATGGCTGTACTCGTGCTGTCAGTGATCTTGCCTCCAGGCTCTCGACACATACGGTGGATTGTCTCAGCTGGCCTTGCACAGGTCAGCGAATTCTCTTTTGTCTTGGGCAGCCGTGCACGTCGAGCTGGCATCATCTCCAGAGAGGTCAGTGAAGACTTGTTACTCTAATCTATAGACAAAGAATGGCTGCGGTGATCtatttcactctgtttttttctcatttgctttcattaatgttgatttttaatttactgCCTCACTTGGATATCGCTCTCTCTACTCAGGTGTACCTTCTGGTTCTCAGCGTCACCACCCTCAGCTTGCTGCTGGCTCCAGTGCTGTGGAAAGTTACGACACACAAATGGGTTCCCCGGACCGAACGCAAAACAGTCACATGACCTGACAACTTCACAGCCAAAAAATGTTCCCATGTACAGTAATGCCTACAAAACcttcagcagcaacacaagAAATAGAAGTCTTTCAGCTTTTGGCAGTCACATTAACAGACACAATAATATGTGATGGCCTATAACACATCAATTATATTCTGACTTGACATTCTTGTAAAATGCCTCTTTAGATTGAGATGAAGGCCTTCAGCTAGTGTGTATATCATCCATGATATTTTCTCCAAGGTTGGATCTGGACAAGTGTTACATacacactgaaataattttagatcACATCTAGCAAATTACTGCATCACTCTCCAGTCAACACTCCTAAAGTTGTGACAtctgactgtaaaaaaaaaaaaaaaaaaaatcccttgaCCAGGGCCCCACCTGCTTGTTAGTTTGGAGAAGCACAAAAGTTctgttaaaaatgtacatacatcaaaaagaggaacaaagatatttttcttttctactgtTTCAGaatgaatcattttgttttctactgATGCTCATATATCTTTGTATTTTTGAACCTCAAGTTTGCCTATTCCTTGTAGCGATCCCATGGACCAAATCAAAGGTTTACAGATCATATCCAtatattgcttttcttttttatttatgaatagaatatttgttttgttttggtttttttgaaGGGAAGgatttttaaattatgtaaaatatcCTCCGTCTTtgatatttctgcttttgttacCTTTTTCAGATTTAAGTGATTTGAAATGGTGTTGCTGGTTGAAGTGCAAACCTTCTATCTGCTGTACTTAATAGATGGTACTTGTATTATACCCTGATCATTATGCTGCTGTGAATTTAGGTATCATCTTAGTGTTACTGAAAAATTCTTCTTACAAATCTCTCTTGTTCTTGTTAAAATTTACATTTGCAATATTACACACAGGTAGCCAAGAAACCGATCAATTAAGATGAACTACAGTATTACATAGCAGCTTATAAAAACTGAGAAATCCTGCACTAGTTACCATTTGAATGTCAAAGTGATGTGCCTGCTCTGCACCAAAAGCAAGactttgagagagagagagcacttCTGTGGCATCTCATGCTGTAAATGCACCTGTCTTATTGTGCAATGTAAATGTGCGTAACGGCCAAATATTTTTTCAGACGTAGAGAACAGAGAGGATGTTTGAGGGAAAATATCTGTTGAGGGCCATTGCTGACACTCgttataaaaatgtacatgtattttttaattattgaattaaatcatttatttattaaaaataacatgacagaTTAACTCTGTTCTTGGAATGCAATACTTTCTCTGGGGCACCACGCACATAGAGATCTACAGACATCATGCACAGGCTCTGTCAAGGCAACAAAACGACCACACAAAACCAGGTCAGAGGGTTAAAAATGGGGCATTTATTGTATCTTCTAATATAGTTTGACTTGTACCTCCTTAAATGTTGACACAGCTTCTTTTTATGacaaaacattttggttttagtGTGGAAGTATATTGTTCAACCAAAGAATGACTTTtcttgctcataagagattttaaaaagtccCGGTTAGTAGAAAAAatgaacagagaaaatgagCATACGTTTATGCACCAAATGTCTTTCTgatcttttttgttcttttcctaTAACCACTTGTATTTTTCTTCCTACACACCACACCAGGCTAAACACATCTGCTTTCTGATCAAAGCATTTTAAAGCTTTTGCATTTTCCCATTTTAAATTTCCTGCAGTGATACCAAAACAAGAGAGCTGATGTATGGACAGGTCCATCTGAGTGAGTCCATGCTATCAGTTATTGGCCATCTCATCATCCGGCATgatgatcattttaaaagaaataacatTTGACTTCAGAGATCTCTAATTCAACAAAATAGTCTAATAAAGTTTTAATGATCAGCGGTGTTTGAGACAGACATACACGTGTGTACGCATGCATGCGAGCTCACCTGTACTGTGTAAGCTGATAACCCACAGACCTTGCAGTCAGCAGATTTATGAGGAAcctcatcaccatcatcatcctaTTAGCAGGCCTAAAAATACTCTACAGACTATTTGAATAGATTTCAGAGGTATAGTGTTGCTGCATCtgcttatttttttcagttgtcaTTTTTTCACCCTTATTTTGCATATACTCATCCTTAAAAATTCAGCTTGTAACTTTGTAAAGTACTTTTATTAGCTCAAACTGAAATTTGAATAAGTTTTTATTTAGCACTATTTTATTAACCGAGAGTCATAAATGTTCAGTATGAGTTTTCCTTCACATCTTTTAGTTTTACAGAATTTTAccatttatttcactgcaaaatctaaaaatcacaTGACAAAGAAATTCATGAATCGCTCAGCATTGCATGACAAATCACAAATATCAGAGCAgcacacagaaatatatatgGGCCCATAATGTTGGGACAAATTGAATACAAGTAGTTTATAGGTTGTTAAATAATAGTCACAAGCTGGATCTGTAGACACCGGCTCTATTTTAGGCACAACCAGGTGAGTTGTTACATCATGAAAAGACGCCTAAGTCTCTTCTGCTCTTCTTCTCATTTCAATGCTTTGAGGTTGAAGATGACTTTTCCCTCATAGGGGTCGTAGTAGTTTTCATAGCTGATCTTGTCAGATACCACTCTGCACTGGATCTTGGCTTGCTTCTCTCTGACCAGGCTGAACCGAATGGCCACCAGCGGGTTGACATAGCTAGGCTGAAGAAAAGGAGCATGGAGCCAATGCAGAAGCTTATTTACAGATATGTGTAAAGTTTTTTCCAAGCCAGCTATAGTAGCATAAATACCAAAAAGAGCAGGAGTTCACAGCAGATTCTAAATTTTACCCTGTAGTTTTGGTATGTTGttgaaactgattttttttcttccctttgccaggggtctccaactccactgtcctgcttgttttccaactatccctgcccttgcagcttctaattggatgaacacacctgatccaggtaatcagcagtggatagggcagggatagttggaaaacaagcaggaaaacaagcccttgaggactggagttggagatCCCTACAAACGGAGCCACACTAactgtttctcctgtttccaaACTCTGTGCTAAGATAAGACAAGATTATTTTAATCTAAATCACACCAAGAAAGCAAATTAGCATTTTCCCCAAAATTTTATCTATTCCTTTAAATCCCCAAAAATGTTCTACTCTGCAAAAATGCAAGGACAACtatttgttaaatgttaataaattgatttttttttctcaggttttACGCACATCCAGATTAACATGGGGCTGAAACGACTGTGGACCTTCAAAGACATTTGTTTGTAGTAATTTTATAAGTTCATTTAGGAATAAGCACGCAGTTTAACCCCCATTTAAACTAGATTTTATCACAAGACTTCAAGGTTActcaaaaaatacacacagattaGATAAAGGGAAGCTACTTTAAGACCCTGTTTATCAACGATCATATCAGTTCAAATTGCCCCCATTGCCTTTGGGACCTTTATGGGTTCAGGGACCTACCACAGTTTGTACCCACTTTGTGCCCCCTTGACAGGACAAATA
The Mastacembelus armatus chromosome 3, fMasArm1.2, whole genome shotgun sequence DNA segment above includes these coding regions:
- the tmco3 gene encoding transmembrane and coiled-coil domain-containing protein 3; this translates as MQVVCWLLSLGLVGALAVLHKDQVAQHAIKLYRSKGATHGHSWVAGNCKRLVGLLRQKNVVVKKLAAAADAVGRDRALSEPERHFQVHTLEVFQKELNESEHLVFQAVHSLQRALQGDYRDVVNMKESSRQRLEALREAAIKEEQEYVELVAAEKHQQEAVKSALAQNKTLSMLDEILEDVRKAADRLEEEIEEHAFDYNKQMKGVNVEAVLRVEEDEENGGKRKNKSRQKEVEDDLGLSMLIDSQNNQYVLTKPRDSTMPRADHHFIKDLVSVVMLSLPCGWICTLVGLPPMFGYIICGVLLGPSGLNSIKSMVQVETLGELGVFFTLFVVGLEFSPERLRKVWKTSVQGSCYLSLLMVGAGLLWGQILHIRQTQTVFISTCLSLSSTPLVSRFLAGGSRGEKEGDLDYSSVLLGMLVMQDVQLGLFIAVMPTLIQAQSGDLDSFLFGSLRVLYLLAQVLVSLAAVLLLCLFLRSFLIGPYYKKLHVESKGNKEILVLGMAAFVFFMLTVTEFLDVSMELGCFLAGALLSTQGHMVTAEVMGCIEPIRDFLAIIFFASIGLHVFPTFVLYELTILLVLTLTLVIMKFVMAVLVLSVILPPGSRHIRWIVSAGLAQVSEFSFVLGSRARRAGIISREVYLLVLSVTTLSLLLAPVLWKVTTHKWVPRTERKTVT